Proteins encoded by one window of Halosolutus gelatinilyticus:
- a CDS encoding PKD domain-containing protein — protein MKRTRRSVLRTTGIATAAGLTGLASATAADDYEPTATDGIYAPYHLLGMSDPIAEAQNASLSHLKLAFIEGTNDGSAQWTDGGAIGSKAGLVDDLRSIGVTPVPSVGGWDTPTMSAYADSAAALKASYEELLDTYGFDWVDIDDEASQNDPFMRNEALAALQNERPDLRISYTVPANPSGVANTSYVPAVDMVEDAVQRGIDITYVNPMVMDFQPTTAERIIGSMESTHGWLRGLYPGATDAEIWGMLSICPMFGKQNRNAGADFFYPDEAQTLAEWAVDRNLAGLTGWSINRDHPGPDGEVSPGHSGISDMESYEFSDAFGQIAGSDPGDPGDPGDPGDPDYPEWDPDVAYTEGDRVVHDGVVWEAQWWTRGNEPGTGGEWGPWKEVEDGGDPDPEPPEGPTASFSVAPQSPEPGEEVTFDAAGSDGEIDGYAWDLGDGTEIAGRVVTHAYADEGAYEIELTVTDVDGETDTAANTIDVAVDDAPPVDPGALPERVFAPYHHLTTDPDTSLVEWADSAGTDYFHLAFVLGTGDGTPAWDGDPAHVVGESQFDDEIRDLQAQGGQVVLSFGGATGNYLASDYDDPHELADTFEFIVDEYDCPYLDIDDEAPQMSVVDLRNEALAILQDRRPEVHVGYTVRTNVDGIVDTEIVTNAIDNGVDVGYVNLMTMNWGWVRTSAENCIQCAEGARDQLQEWYPDRSDDELYDMIGITPMIGVQNSGGPFYPDDAAEVRSYAEEHDIGLLSFWSIERDNPGDGLDSEHSGIDQEPFEFSENFSPFTSG, from the coding sequence ATGAAACGAACACGACGTTCCGTACTTCGCACGACAGGTATCGCAACGGCCGCGGGACTGACCGGTCTCGCGTCCGCGACAGCGGCAGACGACTACGAACCGACCGCGACCGACGGCATCTACGCCCCCTACCATCTGCTGGGGATGAGCGATCCCATCGCGGAAGCCCAGAACGCCTCGCTCAGCCACCTCAAGCTCGCGTTCATCGAGGGCACCAACGACGGCTCCGCGCAGTGGACCGACGGCGGCGCGATCGGATCGAAAGCCGGTCTCGTCGACGACCTGCGCAGCATCGGGGTCACCCCGGTGCCGTCCGTCGGCGGCTGGGACACGCCGACGATGTCGGCCTACGCCGACAGCGCCGCGGCGCTCAAGGCGTCCTACGAGGAGTTGCTCGACACATACGGCTTCGACTGGGTCGACATCGACGACGAGGCGAGCCAGAACGATCCGTTCATGCGAAACGAGGCGCTGGCGGCGCTCCAGAACGAGCGCCCCGACCTCAGGATCTCCTACACCGTGCCCGCGAATCCGAGCGGCGTCGCGAACACCTCGTACGTCCCGGCGGTCGACATGGTCGAGGACGCCGTCCAGCGGGGGATCGACATCACCTACGTCAATCCGATGGTGATGGACTTCCAGCCGACCACGGCCGAGCGGATCATCGGCTCGATGGAGAGCACCCACGGCTGGCTCAGGGGCCTGTACCCCGGCGCGACCGACGCCGAAATCTGGGGGATGCTCTCGATCTGTCCGATGTTCGGCAAGCAAAACCGGAACGCCGGCGCCGACTTCTTCTACCCGGACGAGGCGCAGACCCTCGCCGAGTGGGCCGTCGATCGGAACCTCGCCGGACTGACGGGCTGGTCGATCAACCGCGACCATCCGGGCCCCGACGGGGAAGTCTCGCCGGGCCACAGCGGCATCTCGGACATGGAATCCTACGAGTTCTCGGACGCCTTCGGACAGATCGCCGGCTCCGATCCGGGCGATCCCGGTGACCCCGGAGATCCGGGCGACCCCGACTATCCCGAGTGGGACCCCGACGTCGCCTACACGGAGGGCGACCGGGTCGTCCACGACGGCGTCGTCTGGGAGGCCCAGTGGTGGACCAGAGGCAACGAACCCGGCACCGGCGGCGAGTGGGGCCCCTGGAAGGAAGTCGAGGACGGCGGCGACCCCGATCCGGAGCCGCCCGAGGGACCGACCGCGTCCTTTTCCGTCGCGCCGCAATCACCAGAGCCCGGCGAGGAGGTCACCTTCGACGCCGCCGGGTCGGACGGCGAGATCGACGGCTACGCCTGGGACCTCGGCGACGGAACCGAGATCGCGGGGCGGGTCGTCACCCACGCGTACGCCGACGAAGGCGCGTATGAGATCGAACTCACCGTCACCGACGTCGACGGCGAGACCGATACCGCCGCCAACACGATCGACGTCGCCGTGGACGACGCTCCGCCGGTCGATCCGGGGGCGCTTCCGGAGCGGGTGTTCGCCCCGTACCACCACCTGACGACGGATCCCGACACCTCGCTGGTCGAGTGGGCCGATTCCGCCGGGACGGACTATTTCCACCTGGCGTTCGTCCTCGGCACCGGCGACGGAACGCCGGCTTGGGACGGCGATCCAGCACACGTCGTCGGCGAGAGCCAGTTCGACGACGAGATCCGCGACCTGCAGGCCCAGGGTGGACAGGTCGTCCTCTCCTTCGGCGGTGCGACTGGCAACTACCTCGCATCGGATTACGACGATCCGCACGAACTCGCCGACACCTTCGAGTTCATCGTCGACGAGTACGACTGTCCGTACCTCGACATCGACGACGAGGCTCCCCAGATGAGCGTCGTCGACCTGCGAAACGAGGCGCTGGCGATCCTGCAGGATCGCCGGCCGGAGGTCCACGTCGGCTACACCGTCCGAACGAACGTCGACGGCATCGTGGATACGGAGATCGTCACGAACGCGATCGACAACGGCGTCGACGTCGGCTACGTCAACCTGATGACGATGAACTGGGGCTGGGTGCGAACCAGCGCCGAGAACTGCATCCAGTGCGCCGAGGGCGCACGCGACCAGCTCCAGGAGTGGTATCCCGACAGATCGGACGACGAACTGTACGACATGATCGGCATCACGCCGATGATCGGCGTCCAGAACTCCGGCGGTCCGTTCTATCCCGACGACGCCGCCGAGGTCCGCTCCTACGCCGAGGAGCACGACATCGGACTCCTGTCGTTCTGGTCGATCGAACGCGACAACCCGGGCGATGGGCTGGATTCGGAACACAGCGGGATCGACCAGGAGCCGTTCGAGTTCTCCGAAAACTTCAGCCCCTTCACTTCCGGGTAG
- a CDS encoding helix-turn-helix transcriptional regulator — MEERSLAASSTIPDDLTEQAADDHDIDGYMLATELITIDDDLVENADAIDGDYESELEIDPIIAAVGHFTAIYVFPEQWDTIQDRHDLADSVKHAAMQAHKEYARRMGANEQYLKRYEALVLPSPVVTEFVDAGLSRRQAEVQALRIHGSTHETISDELRMSVGTVKSHCHRIDEKIRQAEKLVRLTAD; from the coding sequence ATGGAAGAACGATCTCTGGCGGCGAGCTCGACGATCCCGGACGACCTCACCGAACAGGCCGCGGATGATCACGACATCGACGGGTACATGCTCGCTACCGAGCTGATCACGATCGACGACGATCTCGTCGAGAACGCCGACGCCATCGATGGTGACTACGAAAGCGAACTCGAGATCGATCCGATTATCGCCGCTGTCGGCCATTTCACCGCGATCTACGTGTTCCCGGAGCAGTGGGATACGATCCAGGACCGGCACGATCTCGCCGATTCGGTGAAACACGCGGCGATGCAAGCCCACAAAGAATACGCGCGGCGAATGGGTGCGAACGAACAGTATCTCAAACGATACGAGGCGCTCGTGCTCCCGTCCCCGGTCGTCACGGAGTTCGTCGACGCCGGCCTGTCTCGAAGGCAAGCAGAGGTCCAAGCGCTCCGGATCCACGGATCTACTCACGAGACGATAAGTGACGAACTGCGGATGTCGGTGGGAACCGTCAAGAGCCACTGCCACCGTATCGACGAGAAGATCCGGCAGGCAGAGAAATTGGTGCGACTTACTGCCGACTGA
- a CDS encoding tyrosine-type recombinase/integrase — MTQKERIDWSRMTLDELRSFWNARVEPDLARDGLDLDRRPTYQEVADAGYSGIAYPLREHHGLTLAQFLATVGYDDPEDDEEYPWGIDDETAVRELELYLETYLRRQGRADSTIASKRARLARYVRTYADRYGSADIVDRIRVGDVPSRDEKQRVRAVFDTFDDDLESAESKYKHLTDVRLFYEWLERDRDAAYNPAVGAPQEQKWSDDTPAAADRDPPALEADHVRSLVGACESLSDRLLVVATCAWGLRRGEVAALSIDQFRPKTDDDRFDPDAGDPMIVFEARKNGPGRVSVQYGLETLADRRAQLADRDGWNGHLFPSTAAESGHVDPDTITARFKRLADRAGVVVRGETPTPQYGRRFWYRTYADAVERLSEQIEAIADEQGSTDPSVVVENYLGEEEARRRRRKLMRDRLAEAFGDEDRSRRSA; from the coding sequence ATGACGCAGAAAGAACGGATCGACTGGTCGCGAATGACGCTCGACGAACTCCGGTCGTTCTGGAACGCCCGCGTCGAACCCGATCTCGCCCGCGACGGGCTCGATCTCGATCGACGGCCGACCTACCAGGAGGTCGCGGACGCGGGGTACTCCGGAATCGCCTATCCGCTGCGCGAACACCACGGGCTGACGCTCGCCCAATTCCTCGCCACCGTGGGCTACGACGATCCCGAGGATGACGAGGAGTACCCTTGGGGGATCGACGACGAAACCGCCGTTCGCGAACTCGAACTGTACCTCGAGACGTACCTCCGTCGGCAGGGCCGCGCCGACAGCACGATCGCCTCGAAGCGCGCGCGTCTCGCTCGGTACGTCCGCACCTACGCCGACAGGTACGGAAGCGCCGATATCGTCGATCGCATCCGCGTCGGCGACGTCCCGAGCCGTGACGAAAAGCAACGCGTCCGGGCGGTGTTCGACACCTTCGACGACGACCTCGAGAGCGCGGAGTCGAAGTACAAACACCTCACCGACGTGCGGCTGTTCTACGAGTGGCTCGAGCGCGATCGGGACGCCGCGTACAATCCGGCGGTCGGCGCCCCGCAGGAACAGAAATGGAGCGACGACACGCCCGCCGCCGCCGATCGCGACCCGCCCGCGCTCGAGGCCGATCACGTCCGATCGCTCGTCGGGGCCTGCGAGTCGCTGTCCGATCGCCTGCTCGTCGTCGCGACGTGCGCGTGGGGGTTGCGCCGCGGCGAGGTCGCGGCGCTCTCGATCGATCAGTTCCGTCCGAAGACCGACGACGACCGGTTTGATCCCGATGCGGGGGATCCGATGATCGTCTTCGAGGCGCGAAAGAACGGTCCCGGACGCGTGTCGGTCCAGTACGGCCTGGAGACGCTGGCGGATCGGCGGGCGCAACTCGCCGATCGGGACGGGTGGAATGGCCACCTGTTTCCGTCGACGGCCGCGGAGAGCGGCCACGTGGATCCGGATACGATCACCGCCCGGTTCAAGCGACTCGCCGATCGGGCCGGCGTCGTCGTCCGCGGCGAGACGCCGACGCCCCAGTACGGCCGGCGATTCTGGTACCGGACCTACGCCGACGCGGTCGAACGCCTCTCCGAGCAGATCGAGGCGATCGCCGACGAACAGGGGAGTACCGATCCGAGCGTCGTAGTCGAGAACTATCTCGGCGAGGAGGAAGCCCGCCGACGCCGCCGGAAGCTCATGCGCGATCGGCTCGCGGAGGCGTTCGGGGACGAAGATCGTTCTCGACGGAGCGCGTGA
- a CDS encoding alcohol dehydrogenase, giving the protein MRAIQIPDAGDAFESVELPIPEPDPDEVRIAVEACGVCHSDVYVREGIYPGIEYPRIPGHEIAGRIDAVGDQVEEWSVDDRVGVGWHGGHCFTCDPCRRGDFQGCENGEITGLTFDGGYAEYATVPAEAVGRIPDALDAVDAAPLLCAGITTFNALRHADADPGDLVAVQGIGGLGHLGIQYSHEMGFETVALSHSADKEELAIELGADHFVDTSKTDASEALQSMGGAQLVLATAPVADAIADAAGSVGRGGSVVAVGIPGEAVPVDIQHLVGTRGSVAGWASGHAKDWEDTLEFSALRDVTPILETFPLSEAEDAYDRMLANDARFRIVLEP; this is encoded by the coding sequence ATGCGAGCGATACAAATCCCGGACGCTGGAGACGCGTTCGAGTCGGTCGAATTACCGATCCCTGAGCCGGATCCTGATGAGGTTAGAATCGCGGTCGAAGCGTGTGGCGTCTGTCACAGCGACGTGTACGTCCGTGAGGGTATCTACCCTGGCATCGAATACCCGCGAATCCCAGGTCACGAGATCGCTGGCCGGATCGACGCCGTCGGCGATCAGGTCGAAGAGTGGTCAGTAGATGACCGCGTCGGCGTCGGTTGGCACGGCGGTCACTGTTTCACCTGTGACCCTTGTCGACGTGGTGACTTCCAAGGCTGTGAGAATGGCGAGATTACGGGACTGACGTTCGACGGTGGCTATGCGGAGTACGCAACCGTCCCAGCAGAAGCGGTCGGCCGGATCCCCGACGCGTTGGATGCAGTCGACGCTGCTCCGCTACTATGTGCCGGAATCACGACGTTCAACGCGCTTCGCCATGCCGACGCCGATCCGGGAGACCTCGTCGCAGTACAGGGAATTGGTGGTCTCGGCCACCTCGGAATCCAGTACTCCCACGAGATGGGGTTCGAGACGGTTGCACTCTCCCACTCGGCCGACAAGGAGGAACTGGCGATTGAACTCGGTGCAGACCACTTCGTGGACACGAGCAAGACCGACGCGAGCGAGGCGCTCCAGTCGATGGGCGGCGCCCAACTCGTACTGGCCACTGCACCCGTGGCGGACGCCATCGCCGATGCAGCGGGTAGCGTCGGCCGCGGCGGCTCAGTCGTCGCTGTCGGGATCCCGGGTGAAGCAGTGCCCGTGGATATCCAACACCTCGTCGGGACTCGTGGCTCGGTCGCCGGATGGGCCTCCGGCCACGCGAAAGATTGGGAGGATACCTTGGAATTCAGCGCACTTCGGGATGTGACGCCGATCCTCGAGACGTTCCCGCTCTCAGAGGCAGAAGACGCCTACGACCGGATGCTGGCAAATGACGCCCGATTCCGGATCGTCCTTGAGCCCTGA
- a CDS encoding DUF5110 domain-containing protein, whose product MISVSILRIYPGRDGTFDVYEDAGNGYTSEDDEYAVTTLERDETAAELAIDERDETFPEPDLVLVGNGEAIDDGGRVVQRQDTVSIEMDNCMSFKRVCYPWQCSPACSRVRAIGMSSVTKYYGKSGRRVEHGDRQYNASDTNPGRWRRVRVGRITDP is encoded by the coding sequence ATAATAAGTGTTAGTATTCTACGGATCTATCCCGGCCGCGACGGAACGTTCGACGTTTACGAGGACGCTGGCAACGGCTACACCTCTGAGGACGACGAGTACGCGGTGACGACCCTCGAACGGGACGAGACGGCGGCCGAACTGGCAATCGACGAACGCGATGAGACGTTCCCTGAACCGGATCTCGTGCTCGTCGGGAACGGGGAAGCTATCGACGACGGTGGCCGCGTCGTCCAGCGGCAGGACACAGTGTCGATCGAGATGGATAACTGCATGTCGTTCAAGCGTGTCTGTTACCCCTGGCAGTGTTCACCGGCTTGCTCGAGAGTGAGAGCGATCGGGATGAGTAGCGTAACAAAGTACTATGGCAAGTCCGGACGTAGGGTTGAGCATGGCGACAGACAGTACAATGCGAGCGATACAAATCCCGGACGCTGGAGACGCGTTCGAGTCGGTCGAATTACCGATCCCTGA
- a CDS encoding glycoside hydrolase family 2 TIM barrel-domain containing protein — MGHERPDSQRSAADGRAPVSRRNVLLASGSIALLPGLASGTRPADPDPDRSPSDIDLEAYLENPSMVGENQTEPHVPTIPYPSVDAALGQDRPGEPPCDRRDRSPFVRSLDGEWDFDWSLTPDGAPDDFDAVDDWETIDVPSVWQTEGYGHAMYRNVPVPMYPYDPPAVPDTINPVGTYRRTFTVPGNWTKDRRTFLRFEGIKSAAFVWVNGQYVGYDQGSMTPAEFDVTEAVTPGKNEIAVQVYRWSDGTYLENQDMWHFAGIYRDAYLYSTPEVHLRDYVVRTDLDENYEDATLSVDAEVADLSDPSKNDAPKSKKPDSYTLRAHLFDPDDECVTTVEEDVDVPAGESVGVALETDVANPSKWSAEHPNLYRLGFELVPAGSNRPIEAQLERVGFREYEIIDGQVRVNGEPVEFRGVNRHEHDPVRGRTMTTERIREDLEVMKRFNVNAIRTSHYPNDPRFAALADEYGFYVQDEVNAETHQNEELVNEHPEFDPSFMDRFRRMVQRDKNHPSIFTWSTGNEAGLGPAHFEMAEYATDVDDTRFLYHQANNGGVAPFAPIIGPRYVSPDELEGFAHDEDEERPVIMGEYSHAMGNSLGLVEPFWEAINEYDQLQGGFVWDWVDQTLYEDLTITPDESGNGNDGALHGNPSVVDTDRGSALALSGLDDWVELYRDPSLDVTEPGLTVEAVVKPREPWTGADPYVTKGDTQYALQMADEETIEWFVYDPDEEWVAVSASVPDDWTGSWHHVAGVHTGSELQLYVDGNLLGTTEHDGTIGHARQPVNIGRNAELHTDGHEGWLSNAVFDSVRIYDRALSTDELEADRGAADDAILRLAFEEFRDEGTFRSYGVSPFCINGTIFADRTPQPEIWELKKAHQPVGIDPVDAVAGDVEVHNRFHFTDLDEFETTWRLTDGETVLQDGTLALEAGPGETREATVPFDEPDLEPGAEYWLTIGVALAEDAWWADAGHEVAFEQFEVPFDVPRAPLESIDSMPDTSVSR; from the coding sequence ATGGGACACGAACGACCCGACTCACAGCGGAGCGCAGCCGACGGTAGAGCCCCCGTCTCCCGACGAAACGTGTTGCTGGCCTCGGGAAGCATCGCCCTCCTTCCCGGACTCGCGTCCGGGACGCGACCGGCCGATCCGGACCCCGATCGATCGCCGAGCGACATCGATCTCGAGGCGTACCTCGAGAACCCGTCGATGGTCGGGGAGAACCAGACCGAGCCGCACGTCCCGACGATCCCGTACCCCTCCGTCGACGCGGCGCTCGGTCAGGATCGACCCGGCGAACCCCCGTGCGATCGGCGGGACCGCTCGCCGTTCGTCCGATCGCTTGACGGCGAGTGGGACTTCGACTGGTCGCTCACGCCCGACGGCGCGCCGGACGACTTCGACGCAGTCGACGACTGGGAGACGATCGACGTCCCGTCGGTCTGGCAGACCGAGGGCTACGGACACGCCATGTACCGGAACGTGCCGGTGCCGATGTATCCGTACGATCCGCCAGCGGTCCCCGACACGATCAACCCGGTCGGGACGTACCGTCGGACGTTCACGGTGCCGGGGAACTGGACGAAGGACCGGCGGACGTTCCTCCGGTTCGAGGGGATCAAGTCCGCGGCCTTCGTCTGGGTGAACGGTCAGTACGTCGGCTACGATCAGGGTTCGATGACGCCGGCCGAGTTTGACGTCACGGAGGCCGTAACGCCCGGCAAGAACGAAATCGCCGTGCAGGTGTACCGGTGGTCCGACGGCACGTACCTCGAGAACCAGGACATGTGGCACTTTGCGGGCATCTACCGGGACGCGTACCTGTACTCGACGCCGGAGGTCCACCTCCGCGACTACGTCGTCCGCACCGACCTAGACGAGAACTACGAGGACGCGACGCTCTCGGTGGACGCCGAAGTCGCCGATCTCTCGGATCCATCAAAGAACGACGCTCCGAAGTCGAAGAAGCCCGACTCGTACACACTCCGCGCGCATCTGTTCGATCCGGACGACGAGTGCGTGACGACGGTCGAGGAGGACGTCGACGTCCCCGCCGGCGAGAGCGTCGGTGTCGCCCTCGAGACGGACGTCGCGAACCCCTCTAAGTGGTCCGCGGAGCATCCCAACCTGTATCGACTCGGGTTCGAACTCGTCCCGGCCGGCTCGAACCGACCGATCGAGGCCCAGCTCGAACGTGTGGGCTTTCGCGAGTACGAGATCATCGACGGGCAGGTCCGCGTCAACGGCGAACCCGTCGAGTTCAGGGGCGTCAACCGCCACGAACACGACCCCGTGCGCGGCCGGACGATGACGACGGAACGCATTCGCGAGGATCTCGAGGTGATGAAGCGGTTCAACGTCAACGCGATTCGGACCTCCCACTATCCGAACGATCCCCGGTTCGCCGCGCTGGCCGACGAGTACGGCTTCTACGTGCAAGACGAGGTGAACGCCGAGACCCACCAGAACGAGGAACTCGTCAACGAACACCCCGAGTTCGACCCGTCGTTCATGGACCGGTTTCGCCGGATGGTCCAGCGCGACAAGAACCACCCGTCGATCTTCACGTGGAGCACCGGCAACGAGGCCGGACTGGGCCCGGCACACTTCGAGATGGCCGAGTACGCGACCGACGTCGACGACACGCGCTTTCTCTACCACCAGGCGAACAACGGCGGCGTCGCGCCGTTCGCGCCGATCATCGGCCCGCGGTACGTGAGTCCCGACGAACTCGAGGGCTTCGCACACGACGAGGACGAAGAGCGGCCGGTCATCATGGGTGAGTACAGCCACGCGATGGGCAACAGCCTCGGACTCGTGGAGCCGTTCTGGGAGGCGATCAACGAGTACGACCAGCTTCAGGGCGGGTTCGTCTGGGACTGGGTCGATCAGACGCTGTACGAGGACCTGACGATCACCCCCGACGAGAGCGGGAACGGGAACGACGGGGCGCTCCACGGCAACCCCTCGGTCGTCGACACCGACCGCGGGAGCGCGCTCGCCCTATCCGGACTCGACGACTGGGTGGAACTCTATCGCGACCCGAGCCTCGACGTCACCGAACCGGGGCTCACGGTGGAGGCCGTCGTCAAGCCCCGGGAGCCGTGGACCGGCGCGGACCCGTACGTCACGAAAGGCGACACCCAGTACGCCCTCCAGATGGCCGACGAAGAGACCATAGAGTGGTTCGTCTACGACCCCGACGAGGAGTGGGTCGCCGTCAGCGCGTCGGTGCCGGACGACTGGACGGGTTCTTGGCACCACGTCGCGGGCGTGCACACCGGTTCCGAACTGCAACTGTACGTCGACGGCAACCTGCTCGGGACGACCGAGCACGACGGCACCATCGGCCACGCCCGCCAGCCCGTCAATATCGGGCGAAATGCGGAACTACATACCGACGGGCACGAAGGCTGGCTGTCGAACGCCGTCTTCGACTCGGTCCGCATCTACGACCGGGCGCTCTCGACGGACGAACTCGAGGCCGACCGCGGCGCGGCCGACGACGCGATCCTCCGCCTCGCCTTCGAGGAGTTCCGCGACGAGGGGACGTTCCGCTCGTACGGCGTGAGCCCCTTCTGCATCAACGGAACGATCTTCGCCGACCGCACGCCGCAACCCGAGATCTGGGAACTGAAGAAGGCTCACCAGCCCGTCGGCATCGACCCGGTCGATGCGGTCGCGGGCGACGTCGAAGTCCACAATCGATTCCACTTCACCGACCTCGACGAGTTCGAGACGACCTGGCGACTGACCGACGGCGAGACGGTGTTACAAGACGGGACGCTCGCGCTCGAGGCCGGTCCCGGGGAAACTCGGGAGGCGACCGTCCCGTTCGACGAACCCGATCTCGAGCCGGGAGCGGAGTACTGGCTGACGATCGGCGTCGCGCTCGCCGAGGACGCGTGGTGGGCCGACGCCGGCCACGAGGTGGCCTTCGAGCAGTTCGAGGTGCCCTTCGACGTCCCGCGAGCGCCGCTCGAGTCGATCGACTCGATGCCCGACACCTCGGTGAGCCGATGA
- a CDS encoding beta-galactosidase small subunit: MTNNEQTTIDGPDFEYTFDADLGTLSSLEADGREFLARGPLLNVWRTPISNEVVDWGAAEADEWYELGLDRLEHEVESFEVDDVADGVTRVEIETLASAPDVDAAFETTYLYHVFGTGDVLLGVRAVPNDAVRRGVTNWLPRVGVQLEVPDEFAELSWHGNGPVETYPDRNNGTKIDTYAGPVAEQYVPYVRPQEYGNKTDVRWATLAASDDAELAAFGHPDINVSAHDVANLDRALFEYQLEERDGVLFTVDHAVTGVGGTPVQARSEHRVVPDGPFEFVVGFRPRTGDEPSPMALSRRRLPYAFASTNPIGDFEAEFDEADGTITASAVVRNAGAEPERIDVPLTVNGEVTSSRTVDLEPGEKTSVSFEYDAPETGVLEVSVGDEQPLLFTVPRLSLEGEWRFREGDDPAWAEPAYDDGDWEVVEVPANWEDHSDYTENDVFGWYRRSIEIPESWAGYALEIPVGAIDDVDETFLNGEKIGQTGTFPENGYETAWSESRRYAVEPSTVEFGGENVIAIRVYDGGGGGGLHSGPLGPIEAVPADD, encoded by the coding sequence ATGACGAACAACGAGCAGACGACGATCGACGGACCGGACTTCGAGTACACCTTCGACGCCGACCTCGGGACGCTCAGTTCCCTGGAGGCGGACGGCCGCGAGTTCCTCGCGCGCGGTCCGCTGTTGAACGTCTGGCGGACGCCCATCTCGAACGAGGTGGTCGACTGGGGGGCGGCGGAGGCCGATGAGTGGTACGAGCTCGGCCTCGACCGCCTCGAACACGAGGTCGAGTCGTTCGAGGTCGACGACGTCGCGGACGGCGTGACCCGCGTCGAGATCGAGACGCTGGCGTCCGCGCCGGACGTCGACGCCGCCTTCGAGACCACGTACCTCTATCACGTCTTCGGGACGGGCGACGTCCTGCTCGGCGTACGCGCGGTGCCCAACGACGCCGTCAGGAGGGGAGTCACCAACTGGCTTCCGCGCGTCGGCGTCCAACTCGAGGTGCCCGACGAGTTCGCGGAGCTGTCGTGGCACGGGAACGGGCCCGTGGAGACCTATCCGGACCGCAACAACGGTACGAAGATCGACACCTACGCCGGCCCCGTCGCCGAGCAGTACGTCCCCTACGTCCGCCCGCAGGAGTACGGCAACAAGACGGACGTCAGGTGGGCGACGCTCGCGGCGTCCGACGACGCCGAACTCGCCGCGTTCGGCCACCCCGACATTAACGTCAGCGCCCACGACGTGGCGAACCTCGACCGGGCGCTGTTCGAGTACCAACTCGAGGAGCGCGACGGCGTTCTGTTCACCGTCGACCACGCCGTGACCGGCGTCGGCGGCACCCCGGTGCAGGCGCGCTCGGAGCACCGCGTCGTCCCCGACGGCCCCTTCGAGTTCGTCGTCGGCTTTCGCCCTCGAACGGGAGACGAGCCGTCGCCGATGGCCCTCTCCCGCCGTCGCCTCCCGTACGCGTTCGCCTCGACGAATCCGATCGGCGACTTCGAGGCCGAGTTCGACGAAGCGGACGGGACGATCACCGCCTCGGCGGTCGTCAGGAACGCGGGCGCGGAGCCGGAACGAATCGACGTTCCCCTGACCGTCAATGGTGAGGTCACCTCGAGCCGAACGGTCGACCTCGAACCCGGCGAGAAGACGTCGGTCTCGTTCGAGTACGACGCGCCCGAGACCGGCGTGCTCGAGGTGAGCGTCGGCGACGAACAGCCGCTCCTGTTTACCGTCCCCCGGCTCTCGCTCGAGGGCGAGTGGCGGTTCCGCGAGGGTGACGACCCCGCGTGGGCCGAGCCGGCGTACGACGACGGCGACTGGGAGGTCGTCGAGGTGCCGGCGAACTGGGAGGATCACTCCGATTACACCGAGAACGACGTCTTCGGCTGGTACCGGCGGTCGATCGAGATCCCCGAGAGCTGGGCCGGCTACGCCCTCGAGATCCCGGTCGGCGCGATCGACGACGTCGACGAGACGTTCCTAAACGGCGAGAAGATCGGCCAGACCGGGACGTTCCCCGAGAACGGGTACGAGACCGCGTGGAGCGAATCCCGACGGTACGCCGTCGAGCCGTCGACCGTCGAATTCGGCGGCGAGAACGTGATCGCGATCCGGGTGTACGACGGCGGTGGCGGCGGCGGACTGCACAGCGGGCCGCTCGGTCCGATCGAGGCGGTACCGGCAGACGACTGA